The following are encoded in a window of Roseimaritima ulvae genomic DNA:
- a CDS encoding Gfo/Idh/MocA family protein produces the protein MVAPPTRRSFLKSAAIAGTAVALPALQYSRVYGANSRLGIASVGTGGKGWSDLNGVAASPHVEVVGLCNIDSSKPHLGQAAEKYSSARTYADWRKLLDEAKDIQGVLVSTPDFMHAPISLAAMQLGKHVFCQKPLTHSVHEARQMRLAAAKYGAVTQMCNQIQSHTAYRTAVNAVHSGMIGKVKEVHSWQGGSPSWPRHIARPGGSDPVPSHVQWDLWQGVAAERPYKNGLYHAFNWRGWQAYGTGQLGDFGCHILDPVFKSLKLTSPTKLTAEAPPLFPETWTDRATVRYQFPGTEYTAGSTIPVTWYDAAGVSPSRESLTHLPADYKLPNAGSVLVGEKGSLVIPHVAMPKLFPADGVAEKEMPVLESVDHYTQWADACRGVGETTSHFDYAGPLTETVLLGTIGVRFAGQELQWDAEALQITNHPQAQAYVSKPYRSGWEPSWM, from the coding sequence ATGGTAGCCCCCCCGACTCGTCGTTCGTTTCTTAAATCCGCAGCGATCGCCGGTACCGCCGTCGCTTTGCCCGCCCTGCAGTACTCCCGTGTTTACGGTGCCAATAGTCGGCTGGGAATCGCCAGTGTGGGGACCGGCGGAAAAGGTTGGAGCGATCTGAATGGGGTGGCGGCCAGTCCCCACGTCGAAGTCGTCGGGTTGTGCAATATCGACAGTTCGAAACCGCATCTTGGTCAAGCGGCGGAGAAATATTCTTCCGCTCGGACCTACGCGGATTGGCGGAAGTTGCTGGACGAAGCGAAAGACATTCAGGGTGTGTTGGTGTCGACGCCCGACTTCATGCACGCGCCGATTTCGCTGGCTGCGATGCAGTTGGGCAAACATGTGTTCTGTCAGAAACCGCTGACCCATTCGGTGCACGAAGCGCGTCAGATGCGGTTGGCCGCCGCCAAGTACGGCGCCGTCACGCAGATGTGCAACCAAATTCAATCCCATACGGCGTATCGCACGGCGGTCAATGCGGTGCACTCCGGAATGATCGGCAAGGTCAAAGAGGTGCATTCCTGGCAGGGCGGCAGTCCCAGCTGGCCGCGACATATCGCCCGGCCCGGCGGTAGCGATCCGGTGCCTTCGCACGTGCAGTGGGATCTATGGCAAGGTGTGGCCGCCGAACGTCCGTACAAAAACGGTCTGTATCACGCCTTCAATTGGCGCGGTTGGCAGGCTTATGGAACCGGGCAACTGGGCGACTTTGGTTGCCATATTTTGGATCCCGTGTTCAAGTCCTTGAAGTTGACTTCGCCGACCAAGCTGACCGCCGAAGCGCCGCCGCTGTTCCCGGAAACCTGGACCGATCGAGCCACGGTGCGGTATCAATTCCCGGGCACCGAATACACCGCCGGTTCCACGATTCCGGTTACCTGGTATGACGCCGCCGGAGTGTCGCCTTCGCGAGAGTCGCTGACTCATCTCCCGGCTGATTACAAACTGCCTAACGCCGGTTCGGTGTTGGTCGGCGAAAAGGGTTCGCTGGTGATTCCCCACGTGGCGATGCCGAAATTGTTTCCCGCCGATGGTGTCGCGGAGAAGGAAATGCCGGTGCTGGAGAGCGTCGATCACTACACCCAGTGGGCCGATGCCTGTCGCGGCGTGGGCGAGACGACCTCGCACTTCGACTATGCCGGTCCGTTGACCGAGACCGTGTTGTTGGGAACGATCGGCGTGCGATTCGCCGGGCAGGAATTGCAATGGGACGCCGAGGCGCTGCAGATCACGAATCATCCGCAGGCCCAAGCGTACGTCAGTAAACCCTACCGCAGCGGTTGGGAACCGAGCTGGATGTAG